One genomic region from Quercus robur chromosome 4, dhQueRobu3.1, whole genome shotgun sequence encodes:
- the LOC126720771 gene encoding receptor-like protein 33, giving the protein MPSLETLYLASNQFVGEIGEFKYNSLKYLHLGYNKLHGSIPRSVSRLVNLTSLSLSSNNLSIMLGSEMFSKLKNLGTLDLSNNSISINNNAAYALPNLQYLDLAYSNISEFPIFLRLTTDLGYLDLSNNRYYGRVPRWLGDVGNNSLYYVNLRNNLLQGPFPILNSSNLQFIFFSNNNLTGEIPSLICNAIHLEVLDLSHNNLSGMIPKCLVNSTALSVLDLRMNSLHGTIPATFVIRNNFRTINLNGNQLEGPLPPSLANCRDLEVLDLGNNKINGAFPYWLGSLHKLQVLVIRSNRFQGRIGNPKTKFPFPNLRIIDISNNQFNGPLPIKYFKYLKAMKIVEESEVASKYMGENYYQDSLNIMMKGQYIEMERVLTILTSIDFSNNSFRGEMPKIIGRLKSLKGLNFSHNNLIGYIPSSIGNLTNLEWLDLSFNNLSGEIPSQLADLTSLEVLKLSHNQLTGPIPSGNQFNTFNNDSYTENLGLCGFPLSKTCDNHKAKQQPPPTLQQDKNLEHENGFRWQAVSIGYACGAIFGMFMGYLMFKIGKPKCLVRMVKLEQHIMLRRLKKNAHKHGGRR; this is encoded by the coding sequence ATGCCATCTTTGGAGACTTTGTATCTTGCTAGTAATCAGTTTGTTGGTGAGATTGGTGAATTCAAGTACAATTCATTGAAGTATCTTCATTTGGGTTATAATAAGCTACATGGCTCTATACCTAGGTCAGTATCTAGACTTGTGAACCTTACTAGCCTATCTCTCTCATCAAATAACTTGAGTATTATGTTGGGGTCCGAAATGTTTTCAAAGCTCAAAAATCTTGGGACTCTTGATTTGTCAAATAACTCAATTAGCATCAATAATAATGCTGCCTATGCCCTGCCCAATCTTCAATATTTGGACTTGGCTTACTCCAATATCAGTGAATTCCCAATTTTCTTAAGACTGACAACAGATTTAGGATACTTAGACCTTTCCAATAACCGATATTATGGTCGAGTTCCAAGATGGTTGGGGGATGTGGGGAATAATTCATTATATTATGTTAATCTTCGTAACAACTTGCTACAAGGACCATTTCCCATTCTAAATTCTTCCAATCTGCAATTTATCTTTTTCTCCAATAACAATTTAACGGGAGAAATCCCTTCTTTAATTTGCAATGCAATTCACCTTGAAGTTCTAGACTTGTCTCATAATAACTTAAGTGGCATGATTCCTAAGTGTTTGGTAAACTCTACTGCCCTCTCGGTGTTGGATTTGCGAATGAATAGCCTTCATGGTACCATTCCTGCAACATTTGTGATCAGAAATAATTTTAGGACTATTAACCTTAATGGCAATCAATTGGAAGGGCCATTACCACCATCTTTGGCAAATTGTAGGGACTTGGAAGTTCTAGATCTTGGAAACAATAAGATAAATGGAGCCTTCCCTTATTGGTTGGGAAGTCTTCATAAATTGCAAGTTCTTGTCATAAGATCAAATAGATTTCAAGGTCGTATAGGCAATCCTAAAACCAAATTTCCTTTCCCGAATTTGCGAATCATAGACATCTCTAACAATCAGTTTAATGGTCCTTTgccaataaaatatttcaaatatttgaaagccatgaagattgtgGAAGAAAGTGAAGTTGCATCGAAATATATGGGAGAAAATTATTATCAAGATTCATTGAATATCATGATGAAAGGGCAATATATTGAGATGGAGAGGGTCCTAACCATCTTAACAAGcattgatttttcaaacaatagtTTCAGAGGAGAGATGCCAAAGATAATTGGAAGGCTTAAATCACTCAAGGGGCTCAACTTTTCTCACAATAACCTTATAGGTTATATTCCATCATCAATTGGAAATTTGACCAATCTTGAATGGTTAGACCTCTCTTTCAACAATCTCAGTGGGGAGATTCCTAGTCAATTGGCAGATCTAACATCACTTGAAGTCTTAAAGCTATCACATAACCAACTCACAGGACCCATACCTTCAGGAAATCAATTCAATACATTCAACAATGATTCGTACACCGAAAACTTGGGATTGTGTGGGTTTCCATTGTCAAAAACATGTGACAACCACAAGGCAAAGCAACAACCACCACCTACCTTGCAACAAGATAAAAATTTAGAGCATGAAAATGGGTTTCGTTGGCAAGCTGTATCCATAGGTTATGCATGTGGAGCAATATTCGGAATGTTTATGGGATATCTTATGTTCAAAATTGGAAAACCAAAGTGCCTTGTGAGGATGGTCAAATTAGAGCAGCATATCATGCTCAGAAGATTGAAGAAGAATGCCCACAAACATGGTGGAAGAAGATAA